In the Magnolia sinica isolate HGM2019 chromosome 15, MsV1, whole genome shotgun sequence genome, one interval contains:
- the LOC131227789 gene encoding LOW QUALITY PROTEIN: uncharacterized protein LOC131227789 (The sequence of the model RefSeq protein was modified relative to this genomic sequence to represent the inferred CDS: inserted 1 base in 1 codon): MHLSYPHFTSKPTIPSITTTHSHLRTPFQTLPMSHFPKPHTLNPIPNPPKSPSFLPSCRIQSRSTTPISSDDSNPNTNPTSEVKEADGKNFWGAVSLIIGTAVGPGMLGLPSATIKSGPLPSTIAIILSWVYVISSILLVAELSFAAMEEDGVEEVSFTGLAXQCMGSRAGAFVAVIYACLSFSLLVACVSGIASLVVQWFPSVNLIVANAIFPCITGAVIGFFPFKAIDAANRLLCILMLLSITALVAVGSSVGRTNVLSSFGYASWSPATILPAIPVTVLTLGFHVITPFVCKIVGKTAFEARKAILFGGAVPLVMVLAWNVVVLGLAGTNKVASEDPIQLLLSVNSSALPAVQGFAFSALATSLIGYAVSFPKQLVDTLDLIFQTADAKQMKGSLVGVSSPYEGGRVGFAVSSRSQKGIPGKTSFSGSMSSLDLRKEVSIGDSTDDFSYQSNVFVTPLVIGSAVLVASYFRTAFSSALNFAGVYANCFLFGILPPAMAWIHRSKKKLRSCSSGDVSLLPGGDGALLILFAIAVILGIWH, translated from the exons ATGCATCTATCATACCCCCACTTCACCTCAAAGCCCACCATCCCTTCAATCACAACCACTCATTCTCACCTCAGAACCCCATTCCAAACCCTCCCCATGTCCCACTTCCCAAAACCCCACACCCTCAATCCCATCCCCAATCCACCCAAATCCCCATCTTTCCTCCCAAGCTGCAGAATCCAAAGCAGGTCCACAACCCCCATCAGCTCGGATGATTCTAATCCTAACACAAATCCAACatctgaagtgaaagaagctGATGGAAAGAACTTTTGGGGTGCTGTTAGTTTGATCATAGGCACTGCTGTGGGACCTGGAATGCTAGGCCTTCCATCTGCAACCATCAAATCAGGCCCACTTCCATCCACCATTGCCATCATCCTCTCATGGGTCTATGTCATTTCCTCCATTCTTCTTGTTGCAGAGCTCAGCTTTGCAGCCATGGAAGAAGATGGGGTTGAGGAGGTGAGCTTCACTGGCCTAG ATCAATGCATGGGCAGCCGTGCTGGCGCCTTTGTAGCGGTCATCTACGCCTGCTTGAGCTTTTCCCTTTTGGTCGCTTGCGTGTCCGGCATTGCTTCTCTCGTTGTTCAGTGGTTCCCGTCGGTGAATTTGATCGTGGCCAACGCCATTTTTCCATGTATCACCGGAGCTGTTATTGGGTTCTTCCCATTCAAGGCCATCGATGCAGCGAACAGGCTGTTATGCATTCTCATGCTTCTCTCCATAACCGCACTCGTTGCGGTCGGTTCGTCCGTTGGAAGAACCAATGTACTGAGTTCCTTTGGTTATGCTTCGTGGAGCCCGGCTACGATCTTACCAGCAATACCGGTAACGGTTCTCACTCTGGGTTTCCATGTAATTACCCCTTTTGTTTGTAAGATTGTGGGGAAGACGGCTTTTGAAGCACGAAAAGCAATACTGTTTGGAGGTGCAGTTCCATTGGTTATGGTCTTGGCGTGGAATGTGGTTGTTTTGGGGCTTGCTGGTACTAATAAGGTGGCTTCTGAAGATCCTATTCAGCTTCTGCTCTCTGTGAATTCCTCTGCTCTACCTGCAGTTCAAGGTTTTGCATTTTCGGCCTTAGCAACTAGCTTGATTGGTTATGCCGTTAGCTTCCCCAAACAGCTCGTTGATACATTGGATTTGATCTTTCAAACAGCTGATGCGAAACAGATGAAGGGTTCTTTAGTGGGAGTTTCAAGTCCTTACGAGGGTGGGCGAGTTGGATTTGCAGTTTCTTCAAGGAGCCAGAAAGGGATTCCCGGGAAGACTTCTTTTTCTGGCTCTATGTCATCATTAGATTTGAGAAAAGAAGTTTCGATTGGAGACTCGACGGATGATTTTAGCT ATCAAAGTAACGTGTTTGTGACACCCCTTGTGATTGGTTCTGCAGTCCTCGTTGCTTCTTATTTCCGCACGGCTTTTTCTTCTGCACTTAATTTTGCTGGAGTGTATGCCAACTGCTTTCTGTTCGGGATCTTACCACCGGCAATGGCTTGGATTCATCGTTCCAAGAAGAAATTGAG